A portion of the Candidatus Krumholzibacteriota bacterium genome contains these proteins:
- a CDS encoding DUF2891 domain-containing protein has protein sequence MRSARESGSLIMTVSVILLFLSAAADAGDPQIDRCVIEKSLSSVTASAFAEIALACIQREFPNKPGHVMSNAAQVLGPGELHPAFYGCFDWHSSVHGHWMLARIINLFPEIEEGARIREALSDNLSVENIAAETEYFKDIERKSFERTYGWAWLLKLAGELDRSDDQVLKGLSVNLRPLADLIVERYTGFLPTQTYPIRRGVHPNTAFGIAFAIDYARMAGKKEFEDLLIERSRSYFLGDRGCPGGWEPDGDDFFSPCLIEADLMRRVLGREEFSDWLESFLPGLRDSEPESLLIPAIVSDRSDPKIVHLDGLNLSRAWCMWAIASALPDGDIRAEVLEKSACRHAEAALANIASGNYEGEHWLASFAVYLLTPD, from the coding sequence AGAGTCTTTCGTCGGTAACGGCAAGCGCCTTTGCTGAAATAGCTCTTGCCTGTATTCAAAGGGAATTTCCAAATAAACCGGGCCATGTAATGAGCAATGCCGCGCAGGTGCTGGGCCCCGGCGAGCTGCACCCGGCATTCTACGGGTGTTTTGACTGGCACTCTTCCGTTCATGGACACTGGATGCTGGCCAGGATCATCAATCTTTTTCCGGAAATAGAAGAGGGCGCGAGGATCAGGGAGGCGCTTTCAGACAATCTCTCAGTCGAAAATATAGCTGCTGAAACTGAATATTTTAAAGATATAGAAAGAAAATCGTTTGAACGTACATACGGCTGGGCGTGGCTTCTCAAGCTGGCAGGAGAACTGGATCGATCAGACGACCAGGTCCTGAAGGGTCTTTCCGTCAACCTGCGGCCTCTCGCTGACCTGATAGTCGAGAGGTATACAGGGTTTCTTCCCACTCAGACATACCCGATTAGAAGAGGCGTCCATCCGAATACGGCGTTCGGGATCGCCTTTGCCATTGATTACGCGAGGATGGCAGGCAAAAAGGAATTTGAGGATCTTTTGATCGAACGGAGCAGGAGCTATTTTCTCGGGGATAGAGGATGTCCGGGCGGTTGGGAACCTGACGGAGACGATTTTTTCTCTCCCTGCCTCATCGAAGCCGATCTCATGAGAAGAGTCCTTGGCAGGGAAGAGTTCAGCGACTGGCTTGAAAGTTTTCTCCCTGGATTGAGGGACTCCGAGCCGGAGAGTCTTCTCATTCCAGCGATAGTCTCGGACAGAAGCGATCCAAAGATAGTACACCTCGACGGCCTCAATCTCAGCAGAGCCTGGTGTATGTGGGCGATAGCTTCGGCGTTGCCCGATGGCGATATCCGGGCGGAGGTACTGGAAAAATCAGCATGCCGTCACGCCGAAGCGGCTCTCGCGAATATCGCCAGCGGGAATTACGAAGGAGAACACTGGCTCGCTTCTTTCGCCGTCTACCTTCTTACGCCGGACTGA
- a CDS encoding saccharopine dehydrogenase NADP-binding domain-containing protein gives MKVLVLGAGLVGGPIAADIAKDDRFEVTAADIDPGNLARLRSEVPVETVESDLSDPIRVKDLATPFDFVVSAVPGEIGFRTFKAVIEAGRNIVDIAFFPEDPFLLSDLALKQGVIAIMDCGVAPGMSNILTGYVDSILDETSNVVIYVGGLPEKREWPYEYKAVFSPADVIEEYTRPARIVENGRHISRPALTETELIDFPRIGTLEAFNSDGLRTLASTIKGINMKEKTLRYPGHVEKMLLLRETGFFSKDEIEISGARIRPLDLTSELLFQSWRLGENDVDITVMRVIIDGKKDGKPLRYRYDLYDRRDEETGIHSMARATGYTATVVLRMLAEGLYLDKGVSPPEYIGRSHECVRYILAGLKERGIEYGERIEVSKEQG, from the coding sequence ATGAAAGTCCTGGTACTTGGCGCGGGCCTCGTGGGAGGTCCCATAGCAGCAGATATCGCAAAAGACGACCGATTCGAAGTGACCGCCGCTGATATAGATCCCGGTAACCTCGCGCGGCTCAGATCGGAAGTCCCCGTAGAGACGGTGGAGAGCGACCTCTCTGATCCAATCAGGGTAAAGGACCTCGCCACGCCTTTCGATTTTGTCGTCAGCGCGGTCCCGGGAGAGATCGGTTTCCGTACATTCAAAGCCGTTATCGAAGCGGGCAGAAATATAGTCGATATAGCTTTCTTTCCTGAAGATCCCTTCCTCCTTTCCGATCTGGCCCTGAAACAGGGTGTCATTGCCATTATGGATTGCGGGGTGGCCCCGGGAATGAGCAATATTCTGACCGGATACGTCGACTCCATACTCGATGAGACTTCAAACGTAGTGATCTATGTTGGAGGACTTCCTGAAAAGAGGGAATGGCCATATGAATATAAAGCCGTTTTTTCTCCCGCCGATGTCATCGAGGAATATACCAGGCCGGCAAGGATCGTCGAAAACGGCAGACATATTTCAAGGCCAGCCCTGACGGAGACCGAATTGATCGATTTTCCCCGTATCGGTACTCTTGAAGCGTTCAACAGCGACGGGCTCAGAACGCTGGCATCGACGATCAAGGGGATAAACATGAAGGAAAAGACCTTGAGGTATCCCGGCCATGTCGAAAAAATGCTTCTTCTTCGCGAGACAGGATTTTTCAGCAAGGATGAGATCGAGATCTCCGGAGCCCGGATCCGTCCCCTTGACCTTACTTCAGAACTCCTTTTCCAAAGCTGGAGACTCGGTGAGAACGACGTCGACATAACCGTCATGAGGGTCATCATCGACGGGAAGAAGGATGGAAAACCGTTAAGATACAGATACGATCTCTACGACAGGCGTGACGAAGAGACAGGGATACATTCGATGGCCAGAGCGACCGGCTACACGGCCACCGTAGTTCTGAGGATGCTCGCCGAGGGACTCTACCTGGACAAGGGAGTATCTCCTCCGGAATATATCGGGCGATCGCATGAATGCGTCAGATACATTCTCGCGGGGCTGAAAGAACGGGGAATAGAGTACGGGGAGAGGATAGAAGTATCTAAAGAACAAGGTTGA
- a CDS encoding MarR family transcriptional regulator encodes MSPKEEQIEKMADLICLLRQKCALKDLYFVKQVGISTAEYNCLMQFFNLKSIGMKEIGQRLGITPGGVTRIISGLEKQGIVIRKISSEDRRNIDVDLTQKGMKIVEDIRQVSLDLHSEIMAQINPEHQQSVFFAIEQLISAIDVWVKGHRER; translated from the coding sequence ATGTCTCCAAAAGAGGAACAAATCGAAAAGATGGCTGATCTGATCTGTCTTTTACGGCAGAAATGCGCTTTGAAGGATCTCTATTTCGTCAAGCAGGTAGGGATATCTACCGCTGAATACAACTGCCTTATGCAGTTTTTCAACCTGAAATCCATCGGCATGAAGGAGATAGGTCAGAGGCTTGGCATTACTCCCGGCGGAGTGACCCGGATCATCTCCGGCCTGGAGAAACAGGGGATCGTAATCAGGAAGATCTCATCCGAAGACAGAAGGAATATCGATGTCGACCTTACTCAGAAGGGGATGAAGATAGTCGAGGATATCAGGCAGGTCTCGCTCGATCTGCACTCCGAGATCATGGCGCAGATCAATCCGGAGCATCAGCAGTCGGTATTTTTCGCCATCGAACAATTGATCAGCGCGATAGACGTCTGGGTCAAGGGGCATAGGGAGCGATAA
- a CDS encoding alpha-mannosidase yields MRRIIFFMILLTLILPSCGGRKDTVVDKPPMLRRSRDIHIFYYCWYGTPEIDSDWYGWDSPRYLPTGKEVSYRGGDDIASSFYPAYGCYSSNDPEIVDYHMAQIAATQTGVICISWWGKDSFSDAAVEGILRAAEKSGIKACFHIEPFKGRTALATREAIEYILQRYGQHEAFYRTDRFGEIPMFYIASSSLIPVSEWAEILSPEGSRTIRNSQLDALVIGLWEEEGDGELLLNGNFDGFYNRRGSNGPTFASDPDNWPMLAQWSWDNDMIFIPCIAPGYDDTRIRPLNRANTVERRDGEYLSEVMGNAIRISPSFMCVDSFNDWHNGTQIELAIPFEIDGYRYMDYGQRPSSYYLGKIKESIYRFAK; encoded by the coding sequence ATGCGCAGAATAATATTCTTTATGATCCTGTTGACCCTTATTCTCCCCTCATGCGGAGGCAGAAAAGATACTGTCGTCGACAAGCCTCCGATGCTTAGAAGGTCTCGCGATATCCATATTTTCTACTACTGCTGGTACGGTACGCCCGAGATCGACTCGGATTGGTACGGATGGGATTCGCCCCGGTATCTTCCTACCGGCAAAGAGGTATCGTACAGGGGCGGTGACGATATTGCTTCTTCCTTCTACCCTGCTTACGGGTGCTACAGTTCAAACGATCCGGAGATCGTAGATTATCATATGGCCCAGATAGCGGCGACTCAGACAGGAGTGATTTGCATTTCATGGTGGGGGAAAGACTCTTTCTCGGACGCGGCGGTCGAGGGAATACTTCGAGCGGCGGAAAAATCCGGAATAAAAGCCTGCTTCCATATAGAACCTTTTAAAGGCAGGACAGCTCTGGCTACGCGAGAGGCGATCGAGTATATCCTCCAACGATACGGCCAGCATGAAGCTTTCTACCGGACTGACAGGTTCGGCGAGATACCGATGTTCTATATAGCCTCTTCCTCCCTGATACCGGTATCTGAGTGGGCCGAGATACTTTCCCCCGAAGGCAGCCGGACAATAAGAAACAGTCAATTGGACGCCCTCGTGATAGGATTGTGGGAAGAAGAAGGGGACGGGGAATTACTTCTCAACGGCAATTTTGACGGTTTTTACAACCGTCGTGGATCGAATGGTCCGACTTTCGCGTCTGATCCGGACAACTGGCCGATGCTGGCCCAGTGGTCATGGGATAACGATATGATCTTCATCCCCTGCATAGCCCCGGGATACGACGATACAAGGATACGGCCGCTGAACCGCGCGAATACGGTCGAAAGGCGAGACGGTGAATATCTCTCGGAGGTAATGGGAAACGCTATAAGGATCTCTCCGTCTTTCATGTGCGTCGATTCATTCAATGACTGGCATAACGGGACTCAGATCGAACTCGCCATACCATTCGAGATTGACGGTTACAGGTATATGGACTACGGGCAGCGACCATCCTCATATTACCTGGGAAAGATCAAGGAATCTATCTACAGGTTCGCGAAATAG
- the selD gene encoding selenide, water dikinase SelD produces the protein MKDCKRKGSSVKAPVYLDFNATTPISSEVAGAMRPFLEENFGNPSSSHWYGLQAKKAVSKARRQLSLLLGCDPGELIFTSGGSESNNLAIKGAASVGKEKGDHIVTSSVEHPAVLEVCRHLEKEGFRVTYLPVDGDGLVSVDDFRDALIPGTILATIMHANNEVGTVQPISALAALARERGVLFHTDAAQSVGKVEVDVNSLGVDMLSVAGHKFYAPKGVGALYIRTGVEISKLIHGADHERNLRAGTENVLEIVGIGQAAESAKENLKENHRHMERMRDRLQSGLKEAFDDMKINGSLQYRLPNTLSVSFPLVEANTLLDEISGEVAASAGAACHTGSVDLSTVLEAMKVPLEIAMGTVRFSTGRTTTPADIDMALGVIIPAVKRLKPDRSGEPAKASRDDAIRLTKYTHGLGCACKLRPQDLEKVLEHMPAPVDENVIVGKERSDDAAVYRIGSDLAIVQSVDFFTPVVDDPFDFGAIAAANSLSDIYAMGARPLFGLNIVAFPSKRLSLDILRRILEGALAKADEAGISIIGGHTIEDNEPKFGLAVTGVIDPKNILSNSTARPGDLMIITKPVGTGVIATAMKRGIARPGTAAKAIEVMSSLNRVASETLSGFNPSACTDITGFGLVGHLREMTVGSGLDAVLWRDSVPVIEGTRELILDGIIPGGTMNNYAYAEGHVDWDESIIEGDRLLLCDAQTSGGLLVALDPGQAVRALDLLASRGIEASITGRFEGEGEGRIRVVDRGPEIGSEI, from the coding sequence ATGAAAGATTGCAAGAGGAAAGGATCAAGCGTGAAGGCCCCTGTTTATCTTGATTTTAACGCAACCACTCCGATATCGTCCGAGGTGGCCGGGGCAATGCGCCCCTTTCTCGAGGAAAATTTCGGTAACCCCTCATCTTCCCACTGGTACGGCCTGCAGGCAAAAAAAGCGGTATCGAAGGCAAGGAGACAGCTTTCTCTTCTTCTGGGATGCGATCCCGGGGAGTTGATATTCACCAGCGGAGGAAGTGAGTCAAATAACCTGGCTATAAAAGGAGCTGCATCGGTTGGGAAGGAAAAGGGGGACCATATAGTAACATCTTCGGTAGAACATCCAGCGGTTCTCGAGGTATGCCGGCATCTTGAAAAGGAAGGGTTCAGAGTGACCTATCTTCCCGTCGACGGGGACGGACTCGTCAGCGTCGATGATTTCAGGGACGCCCTTATTCCCGGGACGATCCTGGCGACGATCATGCATGCCAACAACGAGGTGGGGACTGTCCAACCCATTTCCGCTCTGGCCGCCCTTGCGAGAGAGCGAGGTGTCCTTTTTCACACCGATGCTGCCCAGTCGGTTGGCAAGGTCGAGGTCGATGTGAACAGTCTCGGTGTCGACATGCTCTCGGTGGCGGGGCACAAGTTCTACGCTCCCAAGGGAGTCGGAGCGTTGTACATAAGAACGGGAGTAGAAATATCAAAATTGATTCACGGCGCCGATCATGAACGCAACCTGAGAGCGGGGACGGAAAATGTACTTGAGATCGTGGGTATAGGTCAGGCTGCTGAATCGGCAAAGGAGAATCTGAAAGAAAATCACCGTCATATGGAAAGGATGCGCGACAGGCTGCAGTCCGGTCTGAAAGAAGCTTTCGATGACATGAAGATCAACGGAAGCCTTCAATACAGGTTGCCCAATACGCTCAGCGTCTCATTTCCACTTGTCGAAGCGAATACGCTTCTTGACGAAATATCTGGTGAGGTAGCGGCGTCAGCCGGCGCCGCCTGCCACACAGGTTCTGTCGATCTCTCGACCGTCCTAGAGGCGATGAAGGTGCCACTTGAGATAGCTATGGGGACAGTGAGGTTCTCCACTGGAAGGACGACCACCCCGGCAGATATAGACATGGCTCTTGGCGTGATCATTCCCGCGGTAAAGCGGCTGAAACCGGACCGGAGCGGGGAACCTGCCAAAGCTTCCCGGGATGACGCGATCAGACTGACGAAATACACACATGGACTTGGATGCGCCTGCAAACTGAGGCCACAGGACCTGGAAAAAGTGCTTGAGCATATGCCCGCTCCAGTGGATGAAAATGTCATTGTGGGGAAAGAGCGCTCTGATGATGCCGCCGTATACAGGATCGGGAGTGATCTCGCGATCGTGCAGAGCGTTGATTTCTTTACGCCGGTGGTCGATGATCCTTTTGATTTCGGGGCTATCGCCGCGGCAAATTCGCTCAGCGATATCTACGCGATGGGAGCAAGGCCCCTGTTCGGACTCAATATCGTGGCTTTTCCCTCTAAAAGGCTCTCACTGGATATTCTTCGTCGGATCCTTGAAGGTGCCCTCGCGAAGGCGGATGAAGCGGGTATCTCGATAATCGGGGGACATACCATAGAAGACAATGAACCCAAATTTGGCCTTGCAGTCACCGGTGTGATAGACCCGAAGAATATTCTCAGCAATTCGACCGCCCGGCCCGGTGACCTGATGATCATTACAAAGCCTGTCGGGACAGGAGTGATAGCTACGGCGATGAAACGGGGAATAGCCAGGCCCGGTACAGCGGCCAAAGCGATAGAAGTGATGAGCTCGCTCAACCGCGTAGCCTCGGAAACATTATCCGGATTCAACCCGAGCGCCTGTACAGATATAACAGGGTTCGGGCTTGTCGGGCATCTCAGGGAGATGACCGTCGGAAGCGGTCTGGATGCCGTGTTGTGGAGGGACAGCGTTCCGGTCATAGAGGGGACGAGGGAACTGATACTGGACGGGATCATCCCCGGCGGGACTATGAATAATTATGCATATGCGGAAGGTCATGTCGACTGGGATGAATCGATTATTGAAGGAGACCGGCTTCTACTATGCGACGCTCAGACGTCAGGAGGGCTTCTTGTCGCGCTCGACCCTGGCCAGGCCGTCAGGGCCCTGGATCTTCTTGCCTCGAGGGGGATAGAGGCTTCAATTACGGGCCGCTTTGAAGGCGAAGGTGAAGGAAGGATACGTGTTGTTGACCGGGGTCCGGAGATCGGAAGTGAGATCTGA
- a CDS encoding YitT family protein gives MRFNTGILAEYFFITVGAAIMSLGVAVFLVDAKVVPGGVTGLSMAVHYLTAGKISIGILMWVMNLPLFIWGVAELGKTFGLRTFWGFTVNSFCIDLFRGDIFESIRLQDTATIKYLIDNDFFFLILIGAVFLGVGLGIIFKFKGTTAGSDIVAAVAKKKWRAKPGIVIIITDFFVICIAGAVLQYKGLSPEKPVMLLMLYSFLLLIISSQLIDIIIFGFDYAKSAFIISDKHEKIAESILKRMGRGATAFHGKGLYRNVERDILFTVVNRREIYRLVGLVKEIDPEAFVIINRVHEVLGEGFMGRGEIDTESLKFPVKKLDEE, from the coding sequence ATGAGATTCAATACTGGTATTTTAGCCGAATATTTTTTCATAACGGTCGGCGCGGCGATAATGTCGCTGGGCGTTGCGGTCTTTCTCGTTGATGCCAAGGTAGTCCCGGGGGGAGTTACGGGGCTTTCGATGGCTGTTCATTATCTGACCGCGGGAAAGATCTCCATCGGCATCCTGATGTGGGTCATGAACCTGCCTCTCTTTATCTGGGGAGTCGCTGAACTGGGAAAGACCTTTGGATTAAGGACATTCTGGGGATTTACAGTCAACTCGTTCTGCATAGACCTCTTCAGGGGAGACATCTTTGAATCGATCAGGTTGCAGGACACCGCTACCATCAAGTACCTTATCGATAACGACTTTTTTTTCCTGATATTGATCGGAGCGGTCTTTCTCGGTGTCGGTCTGGGAATAATATTCAAATTCAAGGGTACTACTGCCGGAAGCGATATCGTGGCCGCGGTAGCGAAGAAAAAATGGAGGGCAAAACCTGGCATCGTCATAATCATCACCGATTTTTTCGTGATCTGTATCGCCGGTGCCGTACTTCAATATAAAGGCCTTTCTCCCGAAAAACCGGTCATGCTGTTGATGCTTTATTCATTCCTTCTCCTTATAATCTCTTCACAGCTTATTGATATAATCATCTTTGGGTTCGACTACGCGAAATCGGCTTTTATCATCTCCGACAAGCATGAGAAGATCGCCGAATCTATCCTGAAGAGGATGGGAAGGGGAGCGACCGCTTTTCATGGCAAGGGATTGTACAGGAATGTCGAGAGGGATATTCTCTTTACCGTCGTCAACCGGAGGGAGATATACCGCCTGGTCGGACTGGTCAAGGAAATCGATCCAGAGGCTTTTGTCATTATCAACCGGGTTCACGAAGTCCTTGGAGAGGGATTCATGGGCAGGGGAGAGATCGATACCGAGAGTCTCAAATTCCCCGTAAAGAAGCTGGATGAAGAATAG
- a CDS encoding pyridoxamine 5'-phosphate oxidase family protein codes for MKNKYHLKRTDREIKDKDTIEQLLAGCRLAFISVCKVGEPYIVTMNYGYDSDRRALYFHCALKGHKLDIIRENSSACAFIFRDHGYVDGKCEHKYQSLIVRGDISIVESFDEKKHGIDILMDHQESDPEPVRKRNFKKETDYDIFNMLRLDIEDITAKESL; via the coding sequence TTGAAGAATAAATACCATCTTAAAAGGACTGACAGAGAGATAAAGGACAAGGATACTATCGAACAGCTTCTTGCCGGATGCAGGCTCGCGTTTATCTCGGTCTGCAAAGTGGGAGAGCCTTATATAGTCACGATGAATTACGGATACGACAGTGATCGGCGCGCCCTCTATTTTCACTGCGCGCTCAAAGGGCACAAGCTCGATATAATACGGGAAAACAGTTCAGCCTGCGCTTTCATCTTTCGCGATCACGGATATGTTGACGGAAAATGCGAACATAAATACCAGTCCCTCATCGTACGAGGCGATATAAGTATCGTCGAGTCTTTCGATGAAAAGAAGCATGGCATCGATATCCTTATGGACCATCAGGAATCTGATCCGGAACCGGTCAGAAAGAGAAATTTTAAAAAAGAGACTGACTATGATATCTTCAATATGCTAAGGCTTGATATAGAGGATATTACAGCAAAGGAAAGCCTTTGA
- a CDS encoding carbohydrate-binding family 9-like protein, translating to MKRRKSTLFFFIALAATAAVLAGCSNEKPQERNNRVSDEEFPCPSIEYSPKRYICRFSDAPLVIDGKIDDPAWLQPWTEWTHDFADIEGEEKTFNGSRTRAKMMWDDHYFYIAIEIVEPAVWATVTRRDGDVYMDNDVEIYIDPDGDTHEYYELGINAFGTVRDIFMVKPYRDGGPALLSWDIEGLESAVHVDGTINDPGNRDRGWTVEVAIPWAVLGESAHKKVPPDDGDIWAVNLSRANYDLVTEDGKYVKSTDAETAMAVPERLTSWSAQGISNMHYPEMWGLVKFSVMTGFHGSQSFRPGSDEQARWLLRKIYYSERSSYIQYGSYTSDLSALKIDPAEIFGYIWPPAVFVTPHDFEAVLVSVDEDRAISISADGRVSEFVK from the coding sequence TTGAAACGAAGGAAAAGCACCCTGTTTTTCTTCATCGCCCTGGCCGCCACAGCTGCTGTCCTGGCGGGATGCAGTAACGAAAAGCCGCAGGAGAGGAATAATAGGGTTTCTGACGAAGAATTTCCCTGCCCGTCGATAGAATATTCTCCGAAACGTTATATCTGCCGGTTCTCTGATGCCCCTCTTGTCATCGATGGAAAGATCGATGACCCCGCGTGGCTTCAACCATGGACCGAATGGACCCATGACTTCGCCGATATCGAGGGAGAAGAGAAAACTTTTAATGGATCAAGGACAAGAGCAAAGATGATGTGGGACGATCATTATTTTTATATCGCCATCGAGATAGTCGAGCCGGCTGTATGGGCGACAGTCACCCGGCGCGATGGTGACGTCTATATGGATAATGATGTTGAGATCTATATAGATCCCGATGGAGATACCCATGAATATTATGAACTGGGGATAAATGCTTTCGGGACTGTGCGTGATATCTTTATGGTGAAACCGTATCGGGATGGGGGGCCGGCTCTCCTTTCATGGGATATCGAAGGGCTTGAAAGCGCCGTTCACGTGGACGGGACAATAAATGATCCGGGTAACAGGGACAGGGGATGGACCGTCGAGGTAGCGATACCGTGGGCTGTCCTCGGCGAATCTGCTCATAAAAAAGTTCCTCCGGACGATGGAGATATCTGGGCAGTCAATTTATCCCGGGCGAATTATGACCTGGTCACTGAGGATGGAAAGTACGTCAAATCCACCGACGCCGAGACTGCGATGGCGGTCCCGGAGCGTCTTACCTCGTGGTCGGCGCAGGGGATATCCAATATGCACTATCCAGAGATGTGGGGACTGGTGAAGTTCAGCGTGATGACAGGGTTTCACGGATCGCAATCATTCAGACCCGGTTCTGACGAACAGGCGCGATGGCTTCTGAGAAAGATCTATTACAGTGAACGCAGCTCTTACATTCAATACGGGTCTTATACCAGCGATCTGTCAGCGCTGAAAATCGATCCGGCAGAGATATTCGGGTATATCTGGCCTCCCGCGGTCTTCGTCACTCCGCACGATTTTGAGGCTGTTTTAGTATCAGTCGATGAAGATCGAGCGATCTCCATCAGCGCCGATGGCCGGGTGAGCGAATTTGTCAAATAA
- a CDS encoding fused MFS/spermidine synthase, with product MEGSIRESKKDNLLLYLTVSVSGASILALELLGTRILGPYYGVSLYLWSAIITVTLAALAAGYSIGGRIADRSITMKGLGIMLFLGGLSLFLIPFLKRPVLSILEPFELRLSVLIAATILFFPPLMILGMITPSAVKIKASDLDRVGRSAGNLYSVSTLASVVAALLTGFILIPGFAVTHILFGTGAILFVTSGILTMSGSVKDRGSALISSILLVLSIVAIVIVPSSPEATGNASFVESGHSQYAQIDVVDYREARFLLIDGSIHTFVDIESGENLFPYVNVIDIARNIYGKRGDALLIGLGGGSVAKNLSSWRWKVDAVEIDPVVIDFAEKYFELSSSDAEVFQTDGRRFLKETDRLYDLIIFDAFGSGTVPFHLVTEEAVELAASRLAPGGIIAMNVLTVGWKSRMVSSLAATLSERFDNIIALPIVEPPDKLGNLILLASDSLLALSYPIPEPDSRFSPEYDMTHAWENRFMPPTDGHVVLTDDRNPIDLWSEQVNLNDRKDLIKYFKDAGFRW from the coding sequence ATGGAAGGTTCAATCCGGGAAAGCAAAAAAGACAATCTTCTTCTTTATTTGACAGTATCGGTCAGCGGAGCCTCGATACTGGCCCTCGAACTTCTCGGGACGAGGATCCTCGGCCCATACTATGGAGTCAGCCTGTATCTATGGTCGGCAATAATAACTGTCACACTGGCAGCGCTCGCGGCCGGTTATTCAATCGGTGGGCGGATAGCAGACCGTTCCATAACTATGAAGGGACTGGGAATAATGCTTTTCCTGGGCGGGTTGTCTCTCTTCCTGATCCCGTTCCTGAAACGTCCAGTCCTGTCAATACTTGAACCTTTCGAATTAAGATTATCAGTACTTATAGCGGCAACGATTCTTTTTTTCCCGCCACTTATGATCCTTGGAATGATCACACCATCGGCCGTAAAGATCAAAGCTTCGGACCTCGACCGGGTAGGCCGGTCGGCAGGGAACCTATATTCTGTGTCGACCCTGGCGAGCGTCGTTGCCGCCCTTCTTACCGGATTCATACTGATCCCGGGCTTTGCCGTGACTCACATTCTTTTCGGAACGGGAGCCATCCTTTTTGTCACTTCCGGTATTTTAACTATGTCCGGAAGCGTGAAAGACAGGGGGAGTGCCCTGATATCGTCGATTCTCCTTGTCCTTTCGATTGTTGCTATCGTCATAGTCCCTTCTTCCCCGGAAGCGACAGGCAACGCGTCTTTCGTTGAAAGCGGCCACTCCCAATACGCGCAGATCGACGTCGTCGATTACAGAGAGGCGAGATTCCTGCTGATAGACGGCTCCATCCATACTTTCGTCGATATCGAATCGGGAGAAAATCTTTTTCCTTATGTCAATGTGATTGATATAGCGCGCAATATATACGGTAAAAGAGGAGATGCCCTGCTTATCGGCCTCGGAGGCGGTTCGGTCGCTAAGAATCTATCCTCGTGGAGATGGAAAGTAGACGCTGTGGAGATAGATCCTGTAGTGATTGATTTCGCTGAAAAGTATTTCGAACTTTCCTCCAGCGACGCTGAGGTCTTCCAGACCGATGGGAGGCGATTCCTGAAAGAGACTGACCGGCTCTACGATCTGATCATCTTCGACGCTTTCGGAAGCGGCACAGTCCCTTTTCATCTTGTAACAGAGGAAGCGGTCGAGCTCGCTGCTTCAAGGCTTGCTCCCGGCGGCATCATAGCGATGAACGTACTCACCGTAGGATGGAAGAGCAGAATGGTATCGTCTCTCGCGGCGACCCTGTCGGAAAGATTCGACAATATCATCGCTCTGCCGATAGTCGAGCCTCCTGACAAACTCGGTAATCTCATTCTTCTCGCTTCCGATTCGCTTCTCGCGCTTTCCTACCCGATCCCCGAACCGGATTCGCGTTTCAGCCCGGAATACGACATGACTCACGCGTGGGAAAACAGATTCATGCCCCCCACTGATGGACATGTCGTTCTGACTGATGACAGAAACCCGATAGACCTCTGGAGCGAACAGGTCAATCTCAATGACCGGAAAGATCTCATTAAATATTTCAAGGATGCTGGATTCAGGTGGTGA